The genomic DNA TGCTAACCTGTGGGAGAAGAGCTTTAGTTATCTGTTAAAACCTTAACTTCGCCGTAGGTTTTATGACGCCACCAATTTGAAGCTCCGTTCACAATGGCGCTGGTACCTTCCATATCGTCCAAAGATATCCAAGAAAACTTTTTAATATCGGCATAATCATACCCATCGGAAAAAAGAATGGATTCCTTAGCAACAACATAAGTCTCTGTTGTGCCGACATTATCACTCAATGCCGTAGTCTTATCTTCTGGAATCCACGCTATGGCCTTGTCTTCAGTGTTAAAAAAGAATAATTGATAAACGCGAGTGCGTTCGTCTTGTGGTGTATATTCAATACTTATTGCAGTACTTGATTTTGTGTTTTTGTCGTCTGTTAAAGTGGGCGTCACTAATGTACTGACACCATTTGCCTTGTCGGAACCGTCATACCGCGAAGAATACAAAAATGTTTCATTCACATCAGGCGTTTCTAAGTTTGGTAGAACAAAATCAAAAGACTTAGTGGCGACATTGCCAGCACTGTCGGTCACAGTCATGGTCCAGCCTTTAAGCTCAATTCTATGCAAATTGGTTTCGGAAACAGCATTACTAGTTTCATAGCGCTGGGTGCTTTCTTGAATGTAGTTAATGTTGTCCTCGGATTTCAAGATATAGACATCACCTAACGTGTTAGTGAAGCGAATATCGACGATATCATCATGACCTTCAGGGTCATCCACATCTAACGTTACCATTCGGCTTATGGAGTAATTTTGGGTTTCACCAACGGCCAGCAAATAGGAAGGGTGGTATTCTATGGCATCAGCCAATATCCAATTAATGACCGGTGCACCATTGCCTGCACTCCCTCCAGGCTTGCTGCACGAAAACAGCACCAAAGCAGCCAAGATGGGAACCCAAAATTTAAGATTTTTCATGCAGAGTCTTCCTTTTAAACGGCAAAATTATAATTTTATTAATGAGAAAACGTTGCTGGATAGATGTAGAGAAGTAGTCAGAAGGTTAATTCAACATCACCAAAACGATCGATTTAGTGCGCTAGATTAATATATAGCTCAAAATTCTGCCAACAAAACGTCTATTTATCGTCCAAAAATAGGGTGAGTATGCTTTATACGCCGCTATTCGCAGAAAGTTGACGCTTTAAGCATCCCAATGGGGTGTTGTTTGGAAGTGTTGTGCTAAAAAGTCGATTAAGGCACGGGCTCTAAGTGGCAGAAACTTGTTCTTTGGGTACACGCAATAAGCATTAACACTGGGAATAGTGAATTCGGGTAGCAATTTAACTAATTTACCCTGCTCTACGGCTTGCCACGCCATAAAATTGGGCAGCGCGACAATACCATGCCCTGCAATGGCTAACTGCATTAAGAAATCGCCATTATTGGCTGACAGTTTGGAATGTAAATTTAAGCGATGTTGCTGTGTGGCGGAATCGAGCAGTGTTACGTGCGCTGTATTCCCCGTACCATAATGAATAAAATCATGCTGGTGCAAATCATCTGGTTGCGCAGGCTTACCACGAGATTCAATATAACTCGGGCTGGCTAACAGAGCATGATTTGATTGAAACAGCTTACGTGCTTGTGTGCTCGAGTCTTTTAAATTGGCAATGCGTAAGGCTAAATCGAACCCTTCTTCGATGATGTCTACCTGACGGTCTGAAAAATCGATATGAATTTTAAGATCAGGGTGCTGCGCCATAAATTGTTCAATAGCTGGGCTAAGGTGCATGATTCCAAAGGTAAGCGGCGCCGCTAGGCGTAAGGTACCGTTTAAATTTGTTGCATCGTTGGTGGAGCTGGCATTCATCTCATTGACTTGATCAAGCAACTTAAGTGCTTGTCTATAATAGTCTGAACCCGCCTCTGTTAGGCTAGAAGTACGTGTAGTACGGTTAATCAACCTTCGGCTGAGTCGATCTTCTAAGGCATTTAAACGTCGGCTAACGGCCGATTTAGCAATGCCGAGCTGCTCAGCGGCGCGGCCAATGCCTCCGGCTTCTACCACTCTCACAAAAGTCTGAATGTCTTCTAATTGCCCCATGGTTCAACCCTTTTACGAACAACTTTTTATTGTTCTTATTTAGAGAATTATAATTTGCAATTATTGCTGTTTTTCTGGCTAGTGGCAAACGGTAGCATGGGGGAATTGAAACAAACACTACGAATCGTAAGGAGGTTGCCATGTCGCAATCACAACACACTCCGCCAACCTATCGGAACATTCGAACCCTCAGCCGAGGCTTGCCCGCTACCGATGGTGACGGTGTCAAACTCACGCGCATAATCGGTACGCCAACCTTAGATATGTTGGACCCGTTTTTATTGCTCGATGTGTTTGAATCCGATCAGCCGCAAGATTACATCGGCGGGTTTCCTACACACCCACACCGCGGCTTTGAAACGGTAACTTATTTGTTAGCAGGTAACATGCGCCACAAAGACAGTGCCGGCAATGAAGGCGTTATTACTCCCGGAGGTGTGCAGTGGATGACCGCCGGGCGAGGAATAGAGCACTCTGAAATGCCCGAGCAAGTAGAAGGGTTGATGAAGGGCTTTCAGCTTTGGGTCAATTTACCAAGCCACGCCAAAATGGTGTCGCCCAGTTACCAAGAGTTTCCGCCCGAGCAAGTAGCCGTAGAGCAACACGAAAGTGGCTCGAGTATCCGAGTGATTTCAGGCACTACGAACAATGGCACCACTGGCCCAGTGATCAATGAATTTGTACGACCCAATTATATGGATGTGCAGCTGGTGGCAGGTGATGTTTTTGAGCAAAGGTTGCAGCACACCGATAACGCTTTCATTTATATGGTGGCAGGACAAGGCCAGTTAGAAGGCTCAGAACAGATGATCGAAGAAGGCATGCTGGCGGTTTTAAGTGCCGGAGATACCGTACGAATTAAAGCGCAAAGTAACAGCCGGTTTCTATTTATTTCAGGCGCACCTTTGAATGAACCCGTAGCTCGTGGTGGGCCTTTTGTAATGAATACTAAAGCCGAAGTGTTGCAAGCATTTGCCGATTACCAAAACGGCCAGTTTTTATAATTAGGAGAATGGAATGGGTTTATTAGTAGAAGGCCAATGGCACACAGACTGGTACGATACCAAAGCCACCAACGGCCGATTTAAACGCAAAGACTCAAGCTTTCGTCACTGGGTGACCAAAGATGGTTCGGCAGGGCCAACCGGTGACGCTGGTTTTAAAGCCGAGAAAGATCGATATCACCTTTATGTTTCGTTGGCTTGCCCTTGGGCGCATCGAACCTTAATTATTAGATCGTTAAAGGGGCTAGAAGATTTCATTTCGGTATCGGTGGTCAATGCTTATATGGCCGATGAAGGGTGGACCTTTAATGCTGGCAATGAGGTGGTGGCAGATTTTATAAACCACAAGCAGCGCTTACATGAAATTTATACCTTAGCGAAGCCAGATTACACCGGCCGTGTAACTGTACCGGTGTTATGGGATAAAAAACACAACACCATCGTCAGCAATGAGTCGTCAGAAATTATTCGCATGTTTAACAGTGCCTTTGATGATTTAGGAGCCAAAGAGGGTGACTTTTACCCCAAAGCACTGCGCTCAAACATTGATGCGGTTAACGAATTTGTGTACCCCAATATTAACAATGGCGTGTATCGCGCTGGCTTTGCGACAACACCAGAAGCCTATGAAGAAGCCGTAACGGAACTGTTTGAAGCGCTCGATTCTGTGGAAAACATACTGAGTAAGCAGCGGTATTTAACCGGGCCGAGCATTACTGAAGCCGATTGGCGCTTGTTTACCACCTTAGTACGCTTTGATGCCGTTTACGTTGGGCATTTTAAGTGCAATATTCGCCGCATTGTCGATTACCCAAATATTTGGGGTTACTTGAAAGAGTTGTACCAAGTGGAAGGCGTGGCCGCAACGGTAAGTATTCCCAATATCAAAGAACATTACTACGCGAGCCACGATATGATAAACCCAACTCGTATCATCCCTGTTGGGCCAATGTTAGATTTCACCGAACCGCATGGTCGGGATGCATTGTAACTTAGAGTGAAGACGCCTGAGCCGTTGCAAAGGCGTCTAAAAATAGGTTAACTTTTTGATCCGTGCGGCCTGTATTTCGTGTCACCAGTACATGGTCAACGCTGTAAAAGCGGCGTTCGGGTTGTAGTAGGCGTATATCACCGCGGTCTATAAAAGTTTGAATAAAGCTCAATGGGAAAAAGCCCAAATACTTTCCCGATAAAATGAGTGGGGTGCGGGTTTCAAACTGATAAGCGCGCGCGGCCAAATTCATTTTTTCAAACTGCTTTAAACCGCTCAGGTTAACATCAACACCAGGGTGAACAGTTTGGCAGTTGTAAACCTCATCGTCGCTGATGTGTTGATCTTCTTTTTCAAACAAAGGGTGCTGTTTGCCAATGCACAAATAATAGGGTTCGGTGTAGCATTGTTGATAACTTAAACCGTCTATATGGCGGTATTCTGGAATAATACCGATATCTGCTTCGGCGTTTAAAATGGCTTGTTCAATATTGGGAATGGTGTCGGCATTTATTGCCGGTTGTACATTGGGCGCACGTTCTTGCATTTGAGCGATCACGTCGGCTAATCGTAATTGGTTCGATAGTGCAACTTGATCGGAACATAAAATTGAAATTTCGCCGTTTAGCTCGTTGTCTAAGTTTTGCACTTGCAAAGCAAAATCGTTTAACGCCCTAAACATCACTAAAGAGGCTTCGTAAACGGCTTTGCCTTCCTCGGTTAACGAAAACCCACCGCGACCACGGCTGGCCAATTTAACATTCATCCGAGTTTCTAAATTAGACATGTGCACACTGATGGTTGAACGCGTTATATTAAGAACCGGTTCGGCTGCAGCGAAACCACCGCAATCAACAACAACTTTAAAAATACGCAGCAGCCTTAAATCGTATTCAGAGACAGGGCGCGGAATGAGCGCGTGTTTGGAAGCCATAGGTCTGTCGACATAATGTTTTAATTACATCAAACAATAGTTTGAATGTTTTATATTTACCAGAAGTATTTTTTACTTTTCAATAGGTGCAGCAATCTGCACATATCCGAAAGAGGAGCTTTACTGTGACGATTAACTCGAATTTACTGGGATTAGGTTCATTTGTAGATGGCCAATGGGTTCAAGCCGGTCCTAAATTCAGTGTGACCAACCCCGCTACGGGCGAAGAAATTGCAAAAGTGTCCGACGCAGATGCTCAACTTGCCGAGCAAGCCATCGCCGCCGCTAAAAAAGCATTGCCGGCTTGGCGTGCAAAATCGGCCGGAGAGCGTGCCTCAATTTTGCGTAAGTGGTTTAACCTCATGATGGAACACCAGCACGATCTGGGTGTCATCATGACGTTAGAGCAAGGCAAACCTTTAGCCGAAGCCAAAGGCGAAGTGGCCTATGGTGCTTCCTTTGTAGAGTGGTTTGCCGAAGAAGGAAAGCGCATTTACGGAGAAACCATTCCAGCGCCTTCTGGTGATAAACGTTTAATGGTTATCAAACAACCGGTTGGTGTCGTTGCATCCATTACGCCATGGAATTTTCCAAGCTCAATGATAACCCGTAAGGCCGCTCCGGCCTTAGCCGCTGGGTGTACATTTATCATTCGCCCCTCTGAATTAACGCCGCTGTCGGCTACGGCGCTGGCAAAATTGGCTGAGCAAGCTGGCATTCCTGCGGGCGTGTTCAATGTGATCGTAGGTACCGATGCCAAAGGCATTGGCGAAGTGTTTACGCAACACCCCGATGTAGCAAAATTCTCTTTTACCGGCTCTACCGCTGTAGGCAAGCAACTCATCGCGCAATCGGCCAGTACGGTTAAAAAAGTGTCAATGGAGCTGGGGGGTAACGCGCCCTTTATTGTTTTTGATGATGCCGACTTAGATGCCGCCGTTAAAGGTGCAATGGCATCAAAATACAGAAATGCCGGTCAAACCTGCGTTTGCGCAAATAGAATTTTAGTGCAGGAAAGCATTCACGATGCATTTGTTGAGAAATTTCAAGCCGCGGTGGCCGAATTAAAAGTAGGGCATGGCTTGGAAGATGGCACCACCATTGGGCCCTTAATTCACGAAAAGGCACTACAAAATATTCATAAGCGCATCGAAGAGTCGGTAGCACAGGGTGCAAAGGTACGCGTTGGCGGCCAGCCGCATGAGCGTGGCGGTTCATTTTATACACCAACCATTTTAACCGATGTCTCTAATGATATGCCTATTGCGTCTCAGGAAATATTCGGTCCTGTTGCGCCGATCATTAAATTCAAAACCGAAGCAGAAGCCATTGCCATTGCTAACGATACGGATTTTGGGTTGGCGGCGTATTTTTACGCGCGTGATATTGGCCGAGTATGGCGAGTGTCTGAAGGTTTGGAATACGGCATGGTGGGTATTAACGAAGGTATTTTATCGAATGTCGCGGCACCTTTCGGAGGCATGAAGTCTTCGGGCTTAGGCCGAGAAGGGTCGCGTCATGGCATCGAAGAGTATATTGAAATGAAGTACTTATGTTTAGGCGGTATAGACGCATAATATCGAGGATACAAGAGTGAGTAACAACCAAAAACTGCAAGAACGCAAAAGCAACGCTATTGCGCGAGGTATGGGTAACCTTTATTCATCGTTTGTCACACACGCAAAAAATGCAGAACTGTGGGATGCCGATGGAAACCGATACATCGACTTCGCCACAGGCATAGCGGTGTGTAACACCGGTCACAGTCACCCTAAGGTTGTCGAAGCCGTGCAAAAGCAAGTGGCTAATTTTTCACATACTTGTTTAATGGTAAACCCTTACGAGCAGGCCGTAGAATTGGCTGAAAAGCTCAACACTCTTGTACCGGGTGATACACCTAAAAAGTCTATTTTTGTAAGTACAGGTGCAGAAGCGGTCGAAAACGCCGTGAAAATTGCACGCGCTTACACCGGGCGGCGTGGAACCATTGCATTTGCCGGTGGTTTCCATGGCCGTACGAACCTCAGTATGGCGTTAACAGGGAAAACCGTCCCGTATAAACATTTATTCGGGCCGTTCCCTGGCGATATTTACCACGCACCTTACCCTATGGCGATGCATGGCATTACAGTAGAAGATTCGATTCGTGGCATTGAAACCCTGTTTAAAACCAGCATCGAAGCCCGCGATGTGGCGGCCATTATTATTGAACCTGTTCAAGGTGAAGGCGGCTTTTACGCCGCACCGGTTTCGCTGTTAACCTATTTGCGAAAGCTGTGTGATGAAGAAGGCATCGTCCTAATTATTGATGAAGTGCAATCGGGCTTTGGCCGCACGGGCACCTTCTTTAACTTGGAACGCGCCGGAATTGAAGCCGACATTATGACCATGGCCAAGGGGATAGCCGGTGGTTATCCCATTTCAGCCGTGTGTGGTAAAGCCGCCATTATGGACGCGCCGTTACCGGGTGGTTTAGGCGGCACCTATGGTGGTTCTCCTGTTGGTTGTGCGGCCGCGTTAGCCGTTTTAGATATCATCGAGGAAGAAGGATTGGTGCAAAGAGCCAATGAAATAGGCGCACAATTTGAAAAACGCATTCAAGCAGTATCCAAAAAATACCCAGACCTGGTTGGTGATATTCGCATTAACGGTGCCATGATCGCCATGGAGCTTGTGACTAACGGAGAGGCGAAGCAACCGAACACCGAGGTCACCCAACAAATTATTGCGCACGCGCAAGAAGCGGGACTCGTCTTATTATCTTGTGGTTACTACGGCAATGTCATTCGTTTCTTGCCAGCATTAACCATAACCGATGAATTGATCGCCGAAGGCTTTGATAAATTTGATGCGCTGCTAGCGAAGGTACTTACATAGGGCATTTTATGATGTCCGTAGAACCAGCCTACATACCTCGATAGGTTCATTGCAAATTGATGATGCGGTCGTTACGTTAACCAATAATGATCAGGGTGTTATTTCGTTAAAGCTCGGCCAATCAACGCAACTTAAAGGCTGTACCTTAACTTACTTATGGCGCAACGAGCCTTACCCAGTTAAAAAGGGTGTAAGTAACGAAAACCCAAAAGCGCACGTTCAGCTGCTTTATGATTGCCTTTAGGTTATCCAATGCTGATGTAGGTCCTATTGTTCAAAAATTCTGAACAGTTTGAACAATAGGGTGAACACTTCTTAGCTTTTAAAGCAGGTACCGGATCATAATTAAACGGTTTGGTTTTTAGCAAAGCCCCATGAACTATGGGGTTGCTCTAATCGAGTATTAACAGTTCGACGATTGAAAGTTTGGCCTAATTGTTGCAATTTTAACGCACTCTTTGGCAACTGGGCTTTAAGCATGACAAAAGTAAACAATAACCTTGCTTGGTTGCTCGTATTGCCAGCGTTGCTGCTGTTGGCCTTAGTTGTGTTAATACCACTTACAATGGTATTTAACTTTTCCTTTCACGATATCTTCACGCAAGATTTTAAAACTTGGGTCGGCGCTCAATGGTATCGTGATATTTTAGGTTCAAGCCACTTCTACGCAAGCTTGGGTCGCAGTCTGCTGTATTCATTGTTGGTCTTGATCATTGAAATACCATTAGGCATTTTATTAGCGTTATCACTGCCAAGGCGAAACGCTTTTGTTGCTTTATTTTTGGTCATTTTGTCGTTACCACTATTGGTGCCCTGGAATATTATTCCCATGCTCTGGCACGTGCTGATTAGTTCCGATTCGTTTGTTGCCGTGTTCGCGGCGTTTGGGGTTGATCTAGATTGGAAGTTCAATCCAATTCATACTTGGATTGTGTTGATTCTAATGGACGTTTGGCATTGGACCAGTTTAGTCTTGTTGCTGTGCTATGCCGGTTTATCGACCATTCCTAAAGAGTATTATCAGGCCGCTGCCATCGATAAGGCGTCACGTTGGACCGTTTTCAAAGTGGTTGAATTTCCGAGAATAATCGGCGTGTTACTTATGGCATTGCTATTGAGATTTATGGACAGTTTTATGAGCTACACCGAAGCCTTTAGCTTAAATGCAGGCGGACCTAAAAACGCAACCATGTTTTTAGCGATGGATTTAGCCGAATCTATCAAGGCGTTTGATTACGGCCCAGCTTCGGCAAGGTCTATGATTTACTTCATTATAATATTAACCGTCGTTTGGTTTTTCAAAGTGGCTCAGAAAAAATATGAACATTAATTCAAAAAACCAACGGGCTCTTTGGTCTGTATTAAAACGCATGCCGGTCGTTGCGTTTAGTTTTTTTGTCATTTGGCCGCTGGTGCCTATCTTTTATTTAAGCTTTCAATCGACGCTTGAGCATCCAAGTATTGAGGCAGGCCAATGGACACTCCTTAATTTCCAGCATCTATTTAAAAACGAAGCCTTAGTAAACTCTATAGTTAATTCCCTCACCTACGTAGCACTAAACATTGCAATAACCTTACCGGTTGCGTTGCCGGCCGCCTATGGTTTTGCAAGATACCGTTTTATAGGCGATAAACACGTGTTTTTGTGGTTGTTAGCCTGTCGAATGACACCGCCGGTGGTGATGGTTTTCCCGGTATTTCAGTTGTTCTCGGCTTTAGGGTTAGTCAACTCACCTCTGGCTATTGCGCTCGCACATTGCCTGTTTACGGTACCCATCACCATTTGGATTCTAGAAAGTTTTATTTCTGCGATTCCAAAAGAATTTGATGAAACGGCTTTTATCGATGGCTACTCATTTTTGGGATTCTTCTTTAAGTTACTGGTGCCAACGCTAAAGCCAGGCATTGCCGTTGCAGCCTTCTTTTGCTTTATGTTTTCTTGGGTAGAGGTCGTATTTGCACGCATTCTGACGGTAACCAACGGCAAGCCAATTAGCATGGCGATATCGTCATTATTTAGTTTTCAAACTGATATGGGGTTGGTCATGGCCATGTCGTTGTTGTCTATTGTACCCGGGGCCATTCTAATGTTTCTTATGCGCCACCATTTATCAGCCGGGTTCATGGTGGGTGGCGCACGTTAGCCTATTACTTGATGCCCAGTTCTCGTAAACGTTTATATAAGGTGTTTCGGCTAATATTAAGCGCCTTGGCGGTCTTTGATATATTGCCCTGATTCGCATTATAAACGGCCACAACATCGTTTCGATCCGTCGCATTGGTTTCCGCAGGCTGAGGCGCGCTTGCAGGCTCTGGCTTAAACTCGCCTTGCAATGGCCGGCTGGTCGATACGGTCGTTGAACCAATATCTTCAAAGAAATCGCTGGGTAAATCGGTTGGCTGAATGGGTTGGTTTTCGGCCATCGCCAGTGCAATTTGCAACACACTCACCAACTGGCGAATGTTGCCTGGCCAAGGGTGCTTTTGAAACAATTCAATAATGTTTTCAGGCAGGTGTTCAGGTTGTTCATTGGTGCGATACAAATTGTAAATTTCTTTAAACAATTCAACCTGATCTGTTCGTTCTCTCAGTGCGGGCAGCTCTATATTTAAGCCGCTGACTCGATAATATAAATCTTGTCGAAACAATCCCTTTTCAACATCTTCCCGCAACGATCGGTTAGTGGCGGAAATGAGTTTAATATCAACAGGGTAAGACTCCGTAGAGCCAAGCGGGTATACCTTTCGTTCTTGAAGCACTCTTAATAAACGCGCCTGTACTTTTAATGGCATTTCGCCGATTTCATCTAAAAATAAAGTGCCTTTGTGCGCCTTACGAATAAGGCCGGTTGCCCCTTTGTTGCTCGCACCGGTAAAGGCTCCTTTTTCGTAACCAAATAATTCGGATTCTACTAACTCCGCCGGAATGGCCGCGCAATTGACCGCTACCAAAGGATAGGTTTTACGAGAACTGTATTCATGCAAGGCGTTTACGAACACCTCTTTACCAACGCCGGTTTCACCAAATATGAGCAGAGGGATATCTTTTTCGATGATCTTTTTAGCTTGTTTGATGCAATGTTCAATACGAGGATCGCCAAAGCTGTAACGGTCTAAGGTAATCTGTGTGTCTTCCTTTTTACGCTTTTTGATTAACCGCTGGCGAAAATCGATGGCTTGTATTGCCTTTTCAGTGGGTCGCTTTAATACACCGTGCATCTGAAAGCGCCCTAAAGCAGGCAGTTTAATGGGCATAGATTCTGGGTGGTTTTTAAGTTCAAGAAGTGGGAAGTCGAATATATCGCTGATATTTGTTAAGGCTAAATCGTAGCCTAACAGCAGTTCTGCGCGTCGATTTGCAGAGATAATGGTGCCATCTTCGTTAAAAACGATCAAACCTGCCCATTGGCTATCGATGTTGTCGATATTCGTGTTAAAACTGAGCAAATAGTTCTCAGCCGAAAACATTTTAACAATGAGCCGGTTTTCAACGGCTTGAGACATCAGCTTAACCATGCCCAAAGTATGAGAATGCGGCAAATAGGTATCACTCGATACGTCAATAACGCCCAATAAATCATGGTTTACATTAAAAATTGGGGCGGCCGAACCCACCATAAAGCGATTCGATTTTAAAAAGTGCTCATCTTTCTGAACCTGAACGGCATGCCCCAACTCCATAGCGGTGCCAATGGCATTGGTGCCGTTCACGTTTTCGCCCCAGTAGGTCCCGGGTTCAAAAAATGCTTTTTGTTGCTTATTTAGAAACCGTCGATCGCCCCAGCTGTTTAACATTTGGCCACGACTATCCGTCAACATGATCATGCATTGGCTGTTCGACAGTATATTTTCATAATAGGGCAGCACTTCGTTGTTGGTGGTTTCTACCAAAAAGTGATGCTCTTCTTTAAGGCTGCTGACATCACCGGTGCCTAATCGTTCAATCACTGGTTCAGAAGAGGGGTCTAGCCCGTAATTTCTGCATCGCTCCCAAGAAGCTTCGATGATCGTTTGATGATCAAGAGGTGCCTCATTCGTGGGCGAGCTTTTAGCCGAAAAACGGCTTTTTCCTAAGGTATCGATAATCGAACTGCTCATAGGGAACTCAATTTTTGTTGTTTTAATTAGGCAAATCTAGAGTGGCCTTGTGTTCACATAGTAGTGTTCAGCGCTGAACAAAGTCAACAATCGTCTGAACAGACTGAACATAACAACACTAGTTTTCTCTCAGTGAACAGTGTGTTCATTTTATAGATATCCCTTTAAAAACAATAGCTTATAATTTCTTATGCACACCTTTTTTAGGTTGGCACAGTTATCGCTATCCTTCAAAGACAAAAATAAAAAGTGTTCAGTGTTCAACACTGTGCAAAAACATTAAAAATCACAGGACGGTATTATGTCCCTCAAATTAGAAAATGTCAGTCTCGTGGTAGAAGGGTGCGATTACTTAAGTGACGTCAACCTTAATCTAGAGCCTGGCTCATTTAACGTGTTACTGGGCCGGACCGGCGCAGGCAAAACGTCATTGATGCGTGTCATCGCGGGTTTAGATAAACCGACGCGCGGACGACTAATCATGAACGGTGCCGATGTAACCGGTATGGCTGTTCAAAAACGCAACGTATCAATGGTTTATCAGCAGTTTATTAACTACTCCAACTTAACCGTGCGAGAAAACATTGCTTCGCCACTGCGGCTGGCCAAAATATCCGAAGCAGAAATCACCAAGCGAGTGGGTGAAACAGCCGACATGTTGCAAATCTCGCAATTCCTAGATCGCTACCCGTTAGAGTTATCAGGAGGGCAACAACAACGTACCGCTATGGCAAGAGCTCTAGTGAAAGATGCCAGTATCTTGTTATTTGATGAACCGTTGGTGAATTTAGATTACAAGCTCCGTGAAGAGTTGCGCGTAGAATTACGTGAATTGTTCAAGGCACGAAATGCCATTGCCGTGTATGCCACTACCGAGCCAAATGAAGCCTTGGCGTTGGGAGGCACCACCTCTTTATTGCACGAAGGCAAGTTAATTCAAAGCGGACCATCGGCCGAAGTTTATCGTGAGCCTGTCGATGTTGATGCCGCCGACCTGTTCAGTGAGCCGCCCATTAACTTGATTGCAGGGGAAGTGACCGAAAACGAAGTCACCTTCGATGAAACGGCGCATTTCCCACTGAACCAAGATTTAAGAGGTTTAACTCCGGGCGGTTATAAATTTGGTATCCGCCCTAGCCACATTGGCTTAGTACCGCACAACGATGATGATCTTGAATTATCAATGAAAGTGGAGCTCGCCGAAATCAGTGGTTCTGAAACCTTCATCCATGCCAAGAACAACCACTTTGAAATAGTGATGCAGCTTTCTGGCGTTCATGCGTATAAAACAGATTCCACGATTAACGTGTATCTACCAACCCACAAGCTTTTTGTCTTTGATCTTAACGGCAAGATGATTCAATCCCCTTCTCGGTTAGTAAGAGGTCAAACCAATGGCTGAAATACATTTGAAATCATTAGCGCACAGTTATGCTAAAAACCCGCAGGGTGAAGACGATTATGCGTTAAGGGAAATGAACCATGTTTGGGAGCAAGGTGGTGCGTTTGCTCTACTAGGGCCTTCAGGCTGTGGCAAAAGTACACTGCTCAATATTATTTCCGGGCTTTTAACGCCTTCTGATGGCGAAGTGTTGTTTGATGGCAAACCTGTAAATCATTTACCGCCACAAGAGCGCAACATTGCGCAGGTGTTTCAGTTTCCTGTTATCTACGATTCGATGACGGTATTCGATAACCTAGCGTTTCCGCTGCGTAACATGAAAGTTTCCGAAGCAAAGGTGATTAGCAAGGTTCATGAGATTGCCGAAATTTTAGATTTACACCCAGTGCTGAAGAAAAAGGCGAAGAATTTATCAGCTGATGAAAA from Reinekea marina includes the following:
- a CDS encoding pirin family protein, with product MSQSQHTPPTYRNIRTLSRGLPATDGDGVKLTRIIGTPTLDMLDPFLLLDVFESDQPQDYIGGFPTHPHRGFETVTYLLAGNMRHKDSAGNEGVITPGGVQWMTAGRGIEHSEMPEQVEGLMKGFQLWVNLPSHAKMVSPSYQEFPPEQVAVEQHESGSSIRVISGTTNNGTTGPVINEFVRPNYMDVQLVAGDVFEQRLQHTDNAFIYMVAGQGQLEGSEQMIEEGMLAVLSAGDTVRIKAQSNSRFLFISGAPLNEPVARGGPFVMNTKAEVLQAFADYQNGQFL
- a CDS encoding NAD-dependent succinate-semialdehyde dehydrogenase, encoding MTINSNLLGLGSFVDGQWVQAGPKFSVTNPATGEEIAKVSDADAQLAEQAIAAAKKALPAWRAKSAGERASILRKWFNLMMEHQHDLGVIMTLEQGKPLAEAKGEVAYGASFVEWFAEEGKRIYGETIPAPSGDKRLMVIKQPVGVVASITPWNFPSSMITRKAAPALAAGCTFIIRPSELTPLSATALAKLAEQAGIPAGVFNVIVGTDAKGIGEVFTQHPDVAKFSFTGSTAVGKQLIAQSASTVKKVSMELGGNAPFIVFDDADLDAAVKGAMASKYRNAGQTCVCANRILVQESIHDAFVEKFQAAVAELKVGHGLEDGTTIGPLIHEKALQNIHKRIEESVAQGAKVRVGGQPHERGGSFYTPTILTDVSNDMPIASQEIFGPVAPIIKFKTEAEAIAIANDTDFGLAAYFYARDIGRVWRVSEGLEYGMVGINEGILSNVAAPFGGMKSSGLGREGSRHGIEEYIEMKYLCLGGIDA
- a CDS encoding glutathione S-transferase family protein; translation: MGLLVEGQWHTDWYDTKATNGRFKRKDSSFRHWVTKDGSAGPTGDAGFKAEKDRYHLYVSLACPWAHRTLIIRSLKGLEDFISVSVVNAYMADEGWTFNAGNEVVADFINHKQRLHEIYTLAKPDYTGRVTVPVLWDKKHNTIVSNESSEIIRMFNSAFDDLGAKEGDFYPKALRSNIDAVNEFVYPNINNGVYRAGFATTPEAYEEAVTELFEALDSVENILSKQRYLTGPSITEADWRLFTTLVRFDAVYVGHFKCNIRRIVDYPNIWGYLKELYQVEGVAATVSIPNIKEHYYASHDMINPTRIIPVGPMLDFTEPHGRDAL
- a CDS encoding LysR family transcriptional regulator; amino-acid sequence: MASKHALIPRPVSEYDLRLLRIFKVVVDCGGFAAAEPVLNITRSTISVHMSNLETRMNVKLASRGRGGFSLTEEGKAVYEASLVMFRALNDFALQVQNLDNELNGEISILCSDQVALSNQLRLADVIAQMQERAPNVQPAINADTIPNIEQAILNAEADIGIIPEYRHIDGLSYQQCYTEPYYLCIGKQHPLFEKEDQHISDDEVYNCQTVHPGVDVNLSGLKQFEKMNLAARAYQFETRTPLILSGKYLGFFPLSFIQTFIDRGDIRLLQPERRFYSVDHVLVTRNTGRTDQKVNLFLDAFATAQASSL
- a CDS encoding LysR family transcriptional regulator; protein product: MGQLEDIQTFVRVVEAGGIGRAAEQLGIAKSAVSRRLNALEDRLSRRLINRTTRTSSLTEAGSDYYRQALKLLDQVNEMNASSTNDATNLNGTLRLAAPLTFGIMHLSPAIEQFMAQHPDLKIHIDFSDRQVDIIEEGFDLALRIANLKDSSTQARKLFQSNHALLASPSYIESRGKPAQPDDLHQHDFIHYGTGNTAHVTLLDSATQQHRLNLHSKLSANNGDFLMQLAIAGHGIVALPNFMAWQAVEQGKLVKLLPEFTIPSVNAYCVYPKNKFLPLRARALIDFLAQHFQTTPHWDA